From Pararhodobacter zhoushanensis, the proteins below share one genomic window:
- the trhA gene encoding PAQR family membrane homeostasis protein TrhA has translation MTSALRTAYSKAEQVSDAVVHVMGLMLVLMAVPVLIVLTALYRGDVASVTGVSVYGGALFAMILCSALYNIGETSGVGTAKEWLLRRLDHSAIYLKIAGTYTPFTLLSGHGVALTIGVWGAAFAGITLKIISPERFKWAGLILYLGMGWAGVVAGGTLFSALPLPVLILMAVGGGLYTLGVVFYLWRRLPFHYTIWHVFVLAASFVFYAAVLVFVLLGPETALS, from the coding sequence ATGACCAGCGCCCTGCGCACCGCGTATTCCAAGGCCGAACAGGTCTCGGACGCTGTCGTGCATGTCATGGGCCTGATGCTGGTCCTGATGGCGGTTCCCGTCCTGATCGTGCTGACCGCGCTTTACCGGGGCGATGTGGCCTCGGTGACCGGGGTGTCGGTGTATGGCGGCGCGCTGTTTGCAATGATCTTGTGCTCGGCGCTGTACAACATCGGGGAAACTTCTGGCGTTGGGACGGCCAAGGAATGGCTGCTGCGGCGACTGGATCATTCCGCGATATACTTAAAAATCGCAGGCACTTACACACCCTTCACGCTGCTCTCTGGTCACGGCGTTGCGCTGACGATTGGCGTGTGGGGTGCGGCTTTCGCCGGGATCACGCTGAAGATCATCTCGCCGGAACGGTTCAAATGGGCCGGGCTGATCCTGTATCTGGGCATGGGATGGGCCGGCGTGGTTGCTGGCGGCACGCTGTTCTCGGCGTTGCCGCTGCCGGTGCTGATCCTGATGGCCGTGGGTGGCGGATTGTACACCCTCGGCGTCGTGTTTTACCTGTGGCGGCGCCTGCCGTTCCACTACACGATCTGGCACGTCTTTGTTCTGGCAGCCAGCTTCGTGTTCTACGCCGCCGTCCTGGTCTTTGTGCTTCTCGGGCCGGAAACCGCCCTGAGCTGA
- a CDS encoding YggT family protein, whose product MLSVIQILFLVLNVIWWIVIAHVIMSWLINFQVLNLRQPLVAQIWDGLNRVLEPVYSRIRSFLPNMGGLDLAPLIVLLSIYAIRIVITNNISVFL is encoded by the coding sequence ATGCTGTCAGTGATCCAGATCCTGTTTCTTGTGCTCAACGTGATCTGGTGGATCGTGATCGCCCATGTGATCATGAGCTGGCTGATCAATTTTCAGGTTCTGAACCTCCGCCAGCCGCTGGTGGCGCAAATCTGGGACGGTCTGAACCGCGTGCTCGAACCGGTCTACAGCCGCATCCGGTCTTTCCTGCCCAATATGGGCGGTCTGGATCTGGCGCCGCTGATCGTGCTTTTGTCGATCTATGCGATCCGGATTGTGATCACTAACAACATCTCGGTCTTCCTCTGA
- a CDS encoding MarR family winged helix-turn-helix transcriptional regulator: MTYRLHTRLGFRVSRLARLMQARHEAALAEDGLTRLGAAVLGGVGDEGVRAPSELAAYVGITRPAMSRLLRGLETRGFISRAPGDGDGRQTCVLLTPKGAAALTRARAAGDALQAHFAAKLSPDALTALTAALALLAADEPDPTDF, encoded by the coding sequence ATGACCTATCGTTTGCACACCCGACTGGGTTTTCGCGTCTCGCGTCTGGCCCGGCTGATGCAGGCGCGTCACGAGGCGGCTTTGGCCGAGGATGGCCTCACCCGCTTGGGTGCCGCCGTTCTGGGGGGTGTCGGGGATGAAGGCGTGCGTGCGCCCTCGGAACTGGCCGCCTATGTCGGCATCACCCGCCCTGCGATGTCGCGCCTGCTGCGCGGGCTTGAGACGCGCGGCTTTATCTCCCGCGCACCTGGCGACGGTGACGGACGGCAGACCTGCGTGCTGCTGACGCCAAAGGGCGCCGCGGCACTGACCCGCGCCCGCGCCGCCGGTGACGCGCTGCAAGCGCATTTCGCCGCCAAACTGAGCCCCGACGCCCTGACCGCTTTGACCGCAGCACTTGCCCTGCTCGCCGCCGATGAACCCGATCCCACCGATTTTTAA
- a CDS encoding acyl-CoA thioesterase: MYPVIRLLKETLKFRGKSLSPFDTHLSHHRCWPWDLDPWRELNNGRTLTLYDLGRVPFSARIGMTAALMKQRWGMTVAGSTVRYRRRVRMFQRFEMRTRSLGWDGRFFYIEQSMWRQGEALNHVLIRAAVTSHSGIVSPAALVAAMGYPDLVSPALPEWVQAWVGADAKRPWPPMSDGKGAGLV; this comes from the coding sequence ATGTATCCAGTCATCCGGCTGCTCAAGGAAACGTTGAAATTCCGGGGGAAATCGCTGTCCCCGTTCGACACGCATCTCTCGCATCATCGCTGCTGGCCGTGGGATCTGGACCCGTGGAGAGAGCTGAACAACGGTCGCACCCTGACCCTGTATGACCTGGGGCGGGTGCCGTTTTCAGCGCGAATCGGCATGACGGCCGCGTTGATGAAGCAACGCTGGGGCATGACGGTGGCGGGCTCGACCGTGCGGTATCGGCGGCGCGTGCGGATGTTCCAACGCTTTGAAATGCGGACGCGATCGCTGGGCTGGGACGGTCGGTTTTTCTACATCGAGCAGTCGATGTGGCGGCAGGGTGAGGCGTTGAACCATGTGCTGATCCGCGCCGCCGTGACGTCCCATAGCGGAATCGTATCGCCTGCCGCGCTTGTTGCTGCGATGGGCTATCCCGATCTGGTCAGCCCGGCGCTGCCCGAATGGGTGCAGGCCTGGGTCGGGGCCGATGCAAAGCGGCCCTGGCCACCGATGAGCGATGGGAAAGGCGCGGGCCTCGTTTAA
- a CDS encoding Lrp/AsnC family transcriptional regulator: MIDLDDTDRALLRALAADATLSAGALGRQLGLSQPATWRRVKRLTESGAIAGRRLVLDQAALGFGVTVFLGVTLAAKGRVSLEDFERAVSAIPEVQTVQHVLGLYDYRLRVVARDLADFERVLRRRIMTLPGIGAVDANVLLSEERRPGPL, translated from the coding sequence ATGATCGATCTCGACGACACCGACCGCGCCCTGCTGCGCGCCCTTGCCGCCGATGCCACGCTCAGCGCCGGGGCGCTGGGGCGGCAGCTGGGCCTCAGTCAGCCCGCCACCTGGCGCCGCGTCAAACGCCTGACCGAATCCGGCGCCATCGCCGGGCGGCGGCTGGTGCTGGATCAGGCCGCGCTCGGCTTTGGGGTGACGGTATTTCTGGGCGTCACGCTGGCCGCCAAGGGCCGCGTGTCGCTGGAAGATTTCGAGCGCGCCGTCAGTGCGATCCCTGAGGTGCAGACCGTGCAGCACGTTCTTGGCCTGTACGACTACCGCCTGCGCGTGGTCGCGCGGGATCTGGCCGATTTCGAGCGGGTCTTGCGTCGGCGGATCATGACCTTGCCGGGGATCGGCGCGGTGGATGCCAATGTGCTGCTAAGCGAGGAACGGCGCCCCGGGCCGCTGTAG
- the recQ gene encoding DNA helicase RecQ, with translation MDSADISAPAAELTHALLARVFGFSAFRPGQEEIVDAVIAGSDVLAIMPTGGGKSLCFQLPALARDGLTVVISPLIALMRDQVRALQEAGVAAGAITSGNTPEENEAIFSALEDGRLKILYIAPERLASSATTNLLRRSNCRLIAVDEAHCVSQWGHDFRPDYLRIGDLRQALGVPLAAFTATADAATRDEIVHRLFAGTPPQSFLRGFDRPNIRLAFAVKDNPRKQIMSFAAARKGQSGIVYCATRARTETLARALEEAGHTACAYHGGMEDWERRKVEGLFQTEEGLIVCATVAFGMGVDKPDVRWVAHADLPKSIESYYQEIGRAGRDGLPADTLTLYGPDDIRLRRAQVDDSNAPPDRREADHARLNTLLGLAEACGCRRRMLLAYFGEVSEPCGNCDLCETPAKTFDATEAVRKALSAMLRTGESFGVGHLVDILTGTMTDKITQRSHDQLPTFGVGRELSKAAWNAVFRQMMGRDLVRPDAERHGALRMTQDARPILRGESAVTFRADTIQQASTRAEPRALVSDEDAPLLSALKALRRSLAQAGGVPPYVIFNDRSLVEMAEKRPQSLDDFAGITGVGATKLERYGARFLQVITGEETEVAHPARRKLAGTEAGGVFDRLTEVQAQLSRGEDGTGKYLSCTHATLRTIAERRPRSLADMERIAGMGAAKVERFGEAFLEILSES, from the coding sequence GTGGATAGCGCTGACATCTCTGCCCCTGCCGCCGAACTGACCCACGCCCTGTTGGCGCGGGTTTTTGGCTTCTCTGCGTTCCGGCCCGGTCAGGAAGAAATCGTCGACGCGGTGATCGCCGGGTCCGACGTCCTGGCGATCATGCCGACTGGCGGCGGAAAATCCCTGTGCTTTCAGTTGCCTGCGCTGGCCCGCGACGGGTTGACCGTGGTCATCTCTCCGCTGATCGCCCTGATGCGCGATCAGGTGCGCGCGTTGCAGGAAGCGGGCGTGGCGGCGGGGGCGATCACCTCGGGGAACACCCCGGAAGAGAACGAGGCGATCTTTTCCGCGCTGGAAGACGGTCGGCTCAAGATCCTCTACATCGCGCCGGAACGACTCGCCTCCTCGGCAACCACCAACCTGCTGCGTCGGTCGAATTGCCGCCTGATCGCGGTGGACGAGGCACATTGCGTCAGCCAATGGGGCCATGATTTCCGCCCCGATTACCTGCGGATCGGCGACTTGCGGCAGGCGTTGGGCGTGCCCCTTGCTGCCTTCACCGCGACCGCCGATGCTGCCACGCGGGATGAAATCGTCCACCGCCTCTTTGCCGGAACGCCGCCACAAAGCTTTCTGCGCGGTTTCGACCGGCCCAACATCCGGCTGGCTTTTGCGGTCAAGGACAACCCGCGCAAGCAGATCATGAGCTTCGCGGCGGCGCGCAAGGGCCAGTCCGGCATCGTCTATTGTGCGACACGTGCGCGCACCGAAACCCTTGCCCGCGCGCTGGAAGAGGCGGGTCACACCGCCTGCGCCTATCACGGCGGGATGGAAGATTGGGAGCGCCGCAAGGTTGAGGGCCTGTTTCAGACCGAAGAGGGTCTGATCGTTTGCGCCACGGTCGCCTTCGGCATGGGCGTGGACAAGCCGGACGTGCGCTGGGTCGCCCATGCGGACCTGCCCAAGTCAATCGAGTCCTATTATCAAGAGATTGGCCGCGCTGGTCGCGATGGTTTGCCCGCCGATACCTTGACGCTGTACGGCCCTGACGACATCCGCTTGCGCCGCGCACAGGTCGACGATTCCAACGCCCCGCCTGACCGCCGAGAGGCTGATCACGCGCGGCTCAACACCCTTCTCGGTCTGGCCGAAGCCTGTGGTTGCCGCCGCCGCATGCTGCTGGCGTATTTCGGTGAAGTCAGCGAACCCTGCGGCAATTGCGATCTGTGCGAAACGCCCGCCAAGACCTTTGATGCGACCGAGGCCGTGCGCAAGGCGCTGTCGGCGATGTTGCGCACAGGTGAGAGCTTTGGGGTGGGCCATCTGGTCGATATCCTGACCGGGACGATGACCGACAAGATCACGCAACGCAGTCATGACCAGCTTCCCACCTTTGGTGTCGGGCGCGAGTTGAGCAAGGCGGCGTGGAATGCGGTGTTCCGGCAAATGATGGGCCGTGATCTGGTCCGTCCCGATGCCGAGCGGCACGGCGCGCTGCGCATGACGCAGGATGCCCGGCCGATCCTGCGCGGCGAAAGCGCGGTCACCTTCCGCGCTGACACGATCCAGCAGGCGAGTACGCGGGCAGAGCCGCGCGCACTGGTGTCGGACGAAGACGCGCCTCTGCTTTCGGCGCTCAAGGCCCTGCGCCGGTCTCTGGCGCAGGCGGGCGGCGTGCCGCCTTATGTGATCTTCAATGACCGATCCTTGGTGGAAATGGCCGAGAAGCGCCCGCAATCGCTGGATGACTTTGCCGGAATTACCGGTGTTGGCGCAACCAAACTTGAGCGGTATGGCGCCCGCTTCCTGCAGGTGATCACCGGTGAAGAGACCGAGGTCGCGCATCCGGCACGGCGGAAACTTGCGGGGACCGAGGCCGGCGGGGTCTTTGACCGGCTGACCGAAGTGCAGGCTCAGTTGTCGCGGGGCGAAGACGGCACGGGCAAGTATCTAAGCTGCACCCACGCCACCTTGCGCACCATCGCCGAGCGCCGCCCGCGCAGTCTGGCCGACATGGAACGCATCGCAGGCATGGGCGCGGCAAAGGTCGAACGCTTTGGTGAGGCGTTTCTGGAGATCTTGAGCGAAAGCTAG
- a CDS encoding sulfurtransferase TusA family protein, translated as MTQDFDVEIDARDLLCPLPVLRARKRLAGMSAGQVLRVLATDTASIIDMPHFCAGAGHSYLGCEEQGGSLVHRIRRG; from the coding sequence ATGACTCAGGATTTTGATGTCGAGATCGACGCCCGCGACCTGCTCTGCCCGCTGCCGGTGCTGCGGGCGCGCAAGCGGCTGGCCGGGATGAGTGCCGGGCAGGTTCTGCGCGTGCTGGCGACCGACACGGCGTCCATCATCGACATGCCGCATTTCTGCGCCGGGGCAGGGCACAGCTATCTGGGCTGCGAGGAACAGGGCGGCTCGCTGGTGCACCGCATCCGGCGCGGTTAA
- a CDS encoding LLM class flavin-dependent oxidoreductase, with protein sequence MTDLAHDISLGLDTFGDVSHDDQGQPKPMDQVLRDVVDQAVYADQLGIDFIGLGEHHRSDFAISSPEIVLATIAGKTNRIKLGTAVTILSTDDPVRVFQRFSTLNAVSNGRAEPILGRGSFTESYGLFGYDMQDYDQLFEEKLDIFARLLRDGKVTWSGKTRSPLKNETVYPPLGQPMTTWVGVGGSPESVVRVARHDLQLMLAIIGGDPLRFKPYVELYHRAVTQLETKARPIGIHSPGFVAATDDEAREALWPHHQEMFGRIGRERGWPPMTKARYIDEIEQGALVVGSPETVARKIARSVKGLGIQRFDMKYTSGPVPHALNMECLRLYGEQVIPMVRDLLATDKT encoded by the coding sequence ATGACCGATCTTGCACACGACATTTCTCTCGGCCTCGATACGTTTGGCGATGTGAGCCACGACGATCAGGGCCAGCCCAAACCGATGGACCAGGTTCTGCGCGATGTCGTGGATCAGGCGGTCTATGCGGATCAGCTGGGCATCGACTTTATCGGTCTGGGCGAGCATCACCGGTCCGATTTCGCCATTTCCTCGCCCGAGATCGTGCTGGCCACGATTGCCGGGAAAACCAACCGCATCAAGCTGGGCACGGCGGTGACGATCCTGTCGACCGACGATCCGGTGCGGGTGTTCCAGCGCTTCTCGACGCTGAACGCGGTGTCGAACGGGCGCGCCGAGCCGATCCTGGGCCGGGGCAGCTTTACCGAAAGTTATGGTTTGTTCGGCTACGACATGCAGGACTATGACCAACTGTTCGAGGAGAAGCTCGACATCTTCGCCCGCTTGCTGCGCGATGGTAAAGTGACGTGGAGCGGGAAGACCCGCAGCCCGCTGAAGAATGAGACGGTCTATCCGCCTTTGGGCCAGCCGATGACCACCTGGGTGGGCGTCGGTGGCAGCCCGGAATCGGTGGTACGTGTGGCGCGGCACGATCTGCAGCTGATGCTGGCGATCATCGGCGGCGATCCGCTGCGGTTCAAACCCTATGTCGAGCTGTATCACCGCGCGGTGACTCAGCTGGAGACGAAAGCGCGCCCGATCGGCATCCACTCGCCCGGCTTTGTCGCCGCGACGGATGACGAAGCGCGCGAGGCGCTCTGGCCGCACCATCAGGAAATGTTCGGTCGTATCGGTCGCGAGCGTGGCTGGCCGCCGATGACCAAGGCGCGCTACATCGACGAGATCGAGCAAGGTGCGCTCGTCGTCGGCTCGCCCGAAACCGTCGCACGGAAAATTGCGCGCTCGGTCAAAGGGTTGGGTATTCAGCGCTTTGATATGAAATACACCAGCGGCCCGGTGCCGCACGCGCTGAACATGGAGTGCCTGCGGCTCTATGGTGAGCAGGTGATCCCGATGGTCCGCGACCTGCTGGCCACCGACAAGACCTGA
- a CDS encoding Lrp/AsnC family transcriptional regulator, whose product MSIDDTDRRLLRQLQADPAQPIAELARRATMTEATASRRLDRLRARGVLKGVEAVIDWRKLGWEVEVSLRVTLDKTNPRAFDEFIAAARLVPEVIEIQTFLGRVDVRLNVIARDMTHYTEVYRTRILTLPHIADLEALMHVAEIKRGEALPL is encoded by the coding sequence ATGTCCATCGACGACACCGACCGCCGATTGCTGCGCCAGTTGCAGGCCGACCCGGCCCAACCGATCGCCGAACTCGCCCGCCGCGCGACGATGACCGAGGCGACCGCCTCGCGCCGCCTCGACCGGCTGCGCGCGCGCGGCGTGCTCAAGGGGGTGGAGGCGGTGATCGACTGGCGCAAACTGGGCTGGGAGGTCGAGGTCTCGCTGCGCGTCACGCTGGACAAGACCAACCCGCGCGCCTTTGACGAATTCATCGCCGCCGCGCGGCTGGTGCCCGAAGTGATCGAAATCCAGACCTTCCTCGGCCGCGTCGATGTCCGCCTCAACGTCATCGCCCGCGACATGACCCATTATACCGAGGTCTACCGCACCCGCATCCTTACCCTTCCCCATATCGCCGACCTCGAAGCCCTGATGCATGTCGCCGAAATCAAGCGTGGCGAGGCGCTGCCGCTGTGA
- a CDS encoding 4Fe-4S dicluster domain-containing protein has product MPVFAHADRPVHLGPFPLERLRRGTAPDLNALPWSRPLSFDHPDPQSLTHAMARYQAMFDTVRQGPIVHAEAEIPDAPQERSNHLKAAGYYFDAAQMGVCALLPEHHLPVPHRNPMIDALRVELEQGQPKTHAAGIDAIYADILDAARSPHGPVTSHRFALLIAVGYTRDPAQGEPGTDWLHGTQAQRAALLANNTAVVLSSYLRMLGHDARAHSASTSEVDLARLAVSAGMASIEGGEAVNPYLGTRFGLAAVTTTLELAPDAPLDGDGRSARSHGPGWWTGAAAPKRAATAEPFAHREFRKGPFPFERLKRRETPSTLIDHDRVPRFPKRADFFARALYGDMGKSVQEATKGGRYVAKSPIGACARRALGALLLLQFGEARGPVQATDPERNAENLKAASYYLSTDAVGLCGVPDWAYYSHNSAGEVITPYHANAVNMLLDQGHETMEGASGDDWISVAQSMRAYLRFSLLGGVVAEQIRRLGFSARVHTVIDGDVLQPPLLLLSGLGEVSRIGEVILNPYLGPRLKSGTVTTDMPMVHDQPIDFGLQTFCDNCNKCARECPSGAITAGPKLMYNGYEIWKSDAEKCARYRITNSAGGMCGRCMKTCPWNLQGLFAEAPFRWLAMKAPGSAKALAALDDKLGRGSINPVKAWWWDIELDKAGTRYIAAGATNRRALSRDLVLNYEDQTLAVYPADTMPPPFPITHPLNREEGIARYRSLLTPEEYRNRLARGETEGLVPGVKMPGEPPVFPVTITKREDLSDDTVRFELTRSDGQPLPPFEAGAHIDVVIAPEFQREYSLAGDPADTSKYVLGIQREAQGRGGSLLMHRVFREGRKVFVTPPTNLFPLDEAAPFTLLIGGGIGITPMLTMAHRLHALGGDFRLHYLARGTAPFGPEIAAAPWADKAESHVKTDGPRVDMATLIPPYAPGARLYTCGGGAFMDAVFDTARAQGWPDEALAREYFAVPEAPEYVNHPFTLRLTHSGRDIPVPADQSATDALAQVGIIVPTKCSDGICGVCSATHHAPDGIEHRDYVLSAKEREKRVILCCSRASAPDGVIAVDL; this is encoded by the coding sequence ATGCCCGTCTTCGCCCATGCCGACCGGCCCGTCCATCTGGGCCCCTTCCCGCTGGAGCGCCTGCGCCGGGGCACGGCACCCGATCTGAACGCGCTGCCCTGGTCGCGCCCGCTCTCATTCGACCATCCCGACCCGCAGTCGTTGACCCACGCCATGGCGCGCTATCAGGCGATGTTCGACACGGTGCGCCAAGGTCCCATTGTCCACGCTGAGGCCGAGATCCCCGACGCTCCGCAGGAGCGCTCGAACCACCTCAAGGCCGCGGGCTATTACTTCGACGCCGCGCAAATGGGCGTCTGCGCCCTGCTACCCGAGCACCACCTGCCGGTGCCGCATCGCAACCCGATGATCGATGCCCTGCGCGTCGAGCTGGAGCAGGGCCAGCCCAAAACGCATGCCGCCGGGATCGACGCGATCTACGCCGACATCCTTGATGCCGCCCGCAGCCCGCATGGCCCGGTCACCAGCCACCGTTTCGCGCTGTTGATCGCTGTCGGCTACACCCGCGACCCGGCGCAGGGCGAGCCGGGCACCGACTGGCTGCACGGCACGCAAGCGCAGCGCGCGGCGCTTTTGGCCAACAACACCGCCGTGGTGCTGTCGTCCTATCTGCGCATGCTGGGCCATGACGCGCGGGCGCATTCGGCCAGCACCTCCGAGGTCGATCTGGCGCGACTGGCCGTCTCGGCCGGGATGGCGTCGATTGAGGGTGGCGAGGCGGTCAACCCCTATCTGGGCACCCGCTTTGGTCTGGCTGCCGTCACGACGACGCTGGAACTGGCCCCCGATGCGCCGCTCGACGGTGACGGCCGCTCGGCACGCAGCCATGGGCCGGGCTGGTGGACCGGGGCCGCAGCGCCCAAACGCGCCGCCACCGCCGAACCCTTCGCCCACCGCGAATTCCGCAAGGGGCCCTTCCCTTTTGAGCGTCTCAAACGGCGTGAAACCCCCAGCACCCTGATCGACCACGACCGGGTGCCGCGGTTCCCAAAGCGCGCCGATTTCTTCGCCCGCGCGCTCTATGGCGACATGGGGAAATCGGTGCAGGAGGCCACCAAGGGCGGGCGCTATGTCGCCAAGTCCCCCATCGGCGCCTGCGCCCGCCGCGCGCTTGGCGCGTTGCTTTTGTTGCAGTTTGGCGAGGCGCGGGGCCCTGTTCAGGCGACCGACCCCGAACGCAATGCCGAAAATCTGAAAGCCGCCAGCTACTACCTGAGCACCGATGCTGTCGGCCTGTGTGGCGTCCCGGACTGGGCCTATTACTCGCACAATTCCGCCGGTGAGGTGATCACCCCCTACCACGCCAATGCCGTCAACATGCTGCTCGATCAGGGGCACGAGACGATGGAGGGCGCCTCCGGCGATGACTGGATCAGCGTCGCGCAATCCATGCGCGCCTATCTGCGCTTTTCCCTCCTCGGCGGCGTGGTGGCCGAACAAATCCGCCGTCTGGGCTTTTCCGCGCGGGTGCATACGGTCATCGACGGCGATGTGTTGCAGCCGCCCTTGTTGCTGCTCAGCGGGCTGGGCGAGGTCAGCCGGATCGGCGAGGTGATCCTGAACCCCTACCTTGGCCCGCGCCTGAAATCGGGCACGGTGACCACCGACATGCCCATGGTCCACGATCAGCCCATCGACTTTGGCCTTCAGACCTTCTGCGACAATTGCAACAAATGCGCGCGCGAATGCCCGTCCGGAGCGATCACCGCTGGTCCAAAACTGATGTACAACGGGTATGAGATCTGGAAATCCGACGCCGAGAAATGCGCGCGCTACCGGATCACCAACAGCGCGGGAGGCATGTGTGGGCGCTGCATGAAGACCTGCCCGTGGAACCTGCAGGGCCTGTTTGCCGAGGCCCCCTTCCGCTGGCTGGCGATGAAGGCCCCGGGCTCGGCCAAGGCGCTGGCGGCGCTGGATGACAAGCTGGGGCGCGGATCGATCAACCCGGTCAAGGCGTGGTGGTGGGATATCGAACTGGACAAGGCGGGGACCCGTTACATCGCGGCGGGGGCGACCAACCGGCGCGCGCTGAGCCGCGATCTGGTGCTGAACTATGAGGACCAGACGCTGGCCGTCTATCCTGCCGACACCATGCCCCCGCCCTTCCCCATCACCCACCCGCTGAACCGCGAAGAGGGCATCGCGCGCTACCGCAGCCTGCTTACGCCCGAGGAATACCGCAACCGGCTGGCGCGCGGCGAGACCGAGGGGCTGGTGCCCGGCGTGAAAATGCCGGGCGAGCCGCCCGTGTTCCCCGTGACGATCACCAAGCGCGAGGATCTGAGCGACGACACCGTGCGCTTCGAACTGACGCGCAGCGACGGCCAGCCGCTGCCGCCGTTCGAGGCGGGCGCTCATATCGACGTGGTGATCGCGCCCGAATTCCAGCGCGAATACTCGCTGGCCGGTGACCCGGCGGATACGTCGAAATACGTGCTGGGCATCCAGCGAGAGGCGCAGGGCCGGGGCGGCTCGCTGCTCATGCACCGGGTGTTTCGTGAGGGGCGGAAAGTGTTTGTCACGCCGCCGACCAACCTGTTCCCGCTGGATGAGGCAGCACCTTTTACCCTGCTCATCGGCGGCGGCATCGGCATTACGCCGATGCTGACCATGGCGCACCGGCTGCACGCTCTGGGTGGCGATTTCCGCCTGCACTACCTCGCGCGCGGCACCGCGCCGTTCGGGCCCGAGATTGCCGCCGCGCCGTGGGCGGACAAGGCGGAAAGCCATGTGAAAACCGACGGCCCCCGCGTCGATATGGCCACGCTGATCCCGCCCTATGCACCCGGCGCGCGGCTTTACACCTGCGGCGGCGGCGCGTTCATGGACGCCGTGTTCGACACCGCCCGCGCGCAGGGCTGGCCGGATGAAGCCCTGGCACGCGAATATTTCGCCGTCCCCGAAGCACCCGAGTACGTAAACCACCCCTTCACCTTGCGCCTGACGCACTCGGGCCGCGACATCCCGGTGCCCGCCGATCAATCCGCCACCGATGCCTTGGCGCAGGTGGGGATCATCGTGCCCACCAAATGCTCGGATGGGATCTGCGGCGTGTGCTCGGCGACCCATCACGCGCCGGACGGGATCGAGCACCGCGACTATGTGCTGTCAGCCAAGGAACGCGAAAAGCGGGTGATCCTGTGCTGCTCGCGCGCCAGCGCGCCAGACGGGGTGATCGCCGTCGACCTGTGA
- the ilvC gene encoding ketol-acid reductoisomerase produces the protein MRVYYDRDCDINLIKDKKVAILGYGSQGHAHALNLRDSGAKNVVVALREGSSSAAKCEKEGLKVMGIAEAAAWCDLIMFTMPDELQAETYKKYVHDNLKEGAAIAFAHGLNVHFGLIEPKAGVDVIMMAPKGPGHTVRGEYTKGGGVPCLVAVHQDATGRAMELGLSYCSAIGGGRSGIIETNFRQECETDLFGEQAVLCGGLVELIRMGFETLVEAGYEPEMAYFECLHEVKLIVDLIYEGGIANMNYSISNTAEYGEYVSGPRILPYDETKKRMKDVLTDIQNGKFVRDFMQENAVGQPSFKATRRLNDEHQIEQVGEKLRAMMPWISKGKMVDKTRN, from the coding sequence ATGCGCGTGTATTACGACCGCGATTGCGACATCAACCTGATCAAGGACAAGAAAGTCGCCATCCTCGGCTATGGCAGCCAGGGCCATGCCCATGCGCTGAACCTGCGCGATTCGGGTGCCAAGAACGTCGTCGTCGCCCTGCGCGAAGGCTCGTCCTCGGCGGCGAAATGCGAAAAAGAAGGCCTGAAAGTGATGGGCATCGCCGAGGCTGCCGCCTGGTGCGACCTGATCATGTTCACCATGCCTGACGAGCTGCAGGCCGAGACCTACAAGAAATACGTCCACGACAACCTGAAAGAGGGTGCCGCGATTGCCTTCGCGCATGGTCTGAACGTGCATTTCGGCCTGATCGAGCCGAAAGCGGGCGTCGATGTCATCATGATGGCCCCCAAGGGCCCCGGCCACACCGTGCGCGGCGAATACACCAAAGGCGGCGGCGTGCCCTGCCTGGTCGCCGTGCATCAGGACGCGACCGGTCGCGCGATGGAGCTGGGTCTGAGCTATTGCTCGGCCATCGGCGGTGGCCGCTCGGGCATCATCGAAACCAACTTCCGTCAGGAATGTGAAACCGACCTCTTCGGCGAGCAAGCCGTGCTGTGTGGCGGTCTGGTCGAGCTGATCCGCATGGGCTTTGAGACGCTGGTTGAAGCGGGCTACGAGCCGGAAATGGCCTATTTCGAGTGCCTGCACGAAGTGAAGCTGATCGTCGACCTGATCTATGAAGGCGGCATCGCGAACATGAACTACTCGATCTCGAACACCGCCGAGTATGGCGAGTATGTCTCGGGCCCGCGTATCCTGCCCTATGATGAGACCAAGAAGCGCATGAAAGACGTGCTGACGGACATCCAGAACGGCAAGTTCGTGCGTGACTTCATGCAGGAGAACGCCGTCGGTCAGCCATCGTTCAAAGCGACCCGTCGCCTGAATGACGAGCACCAGATCGAACAGGTCGGCGAGAAGCTGCGCGCGATGATGCCGTGGATCTCCAAGGGCAAGATGGTCGACAAGACCCGCAACTGA